AGAAGAGATTGAGGAGGGAAAGGGATGAAGCCAAGACCAGATGATTTTGCAGAAAGGTCGAAACACCTTCAGAACATGACCGATGAAGAACTCAACGCCTATTTTTGGCAACTTGTTGAAAAAGTTGTCGATCCTCTTGTTGAACTTGCAAAGACGCACACAAGCCCATCTATCGAAAGGTCCGTTCTACTGAGGATGGGGTTCAACAGTCTGGAAGCGAAGAAACTTGTAGACATGATCTTTGAACGAGGCCTTCTTGGGAAAGGTGCTGGTCACATCGTCTTGAGGATTGCCAAGGAACACAACATAGATTACATAGAGGCAGGTAGAAGGATGATAAACGGCGAATATTGGGATGATGTGGACAGGATTTTCAAAGGGGTCAACCACCCCTGACTGAAGTCGAGAGCTTGTAATAGCCCTGGTTGACCAGCCTGAGCACTGGACCCGAAGGACAAGGGGATGAAGGTGCTACGTTGGTAGTAGGCTCAAGACCCACTCCGGGATGCTTCTCCAGTCTCTGACCCTGGAAGTGAGTGAGAGGGAGCGGATTTTTCGACATTAAGGATACGAATGGCAAAAGGATTAGTCAGGGAATAAGATATAAGTACTGCAAGCTGATTCAAATATCTGACGGCTGGCAATATAGCAAGAGGAAAGCAAACTATTACAAGTCTCACACGCCTGAAGTCGCGTGTCTCTAAGTCGGAGGTGAAGAAGAATGGATAAACTCGACCCAAAAGTTCCAATCGATGTTGAAGAGATACTGAAAGACTTAGATAAATACCGTCCAAGAAGAAGGGGCTGGACTTGGCGAAAGAAACTTCCAGAAGGCACAAAAGTTGATAGGTACGAATACTACCAAATCAGCGAGCCATTGAAAAACAGCATCCCACTACCAGCTGCGCATTATTTCAACAACATCGACCCGCAGCCAGATGTCGTAATCACAAGTGAAATCGCTTCCGGAAGGTTCGAAGATGACATCAGGAGAATGCGCATGGCAGCATGGCACGGTGCGGATCATATAATGGTCATACGGACACTTGGGCAATCGCACTTCGACGGGCTCATCGAAGGAACCCCAGAAGGCGTCGGAGGGATACCAATCACGAGAAAGCAAGTTAGGGCAACCAGAAAAGCGCTTGATTTGATAGAAGACGAAGTTGGAAGACCTATAAACTTCCACAGCTACGTTTCTGGTGTTGCAGGTCCTGAGATAGCTGTTCTCTTTGCAGAAGAAGGCGTCAACGGTGCTCACCAAGACCCGCAGTACAACATTCTTTACAGAGGTGTCAATCCTGTTAGATCGTTTGTCGACGCAGCCGTTGCAAAAAAGATAATGGCATGGGCGAACATGCTCCAAATAGATGGTGCACACAACGCAAACGCATCCGCAAAACTGGCGTGGACCGTAATGCCAGAACTACTCGTCCAGCACGGTATCAACTGTATGTTCTCCGTCAAGGTCGGAATGCCGAAGGAAAACATCGCACTATCAACAGTTCCTCCGGTCATCGCACCACTGCCGGAAATGAGAATAGACCTACCATACGCGGTGGCGTTGCGAGAACTCTTCAAAGGTTTTAGATTCAGAGCGCAGATGAACACAAGATACATCGAATCAGACCTTTTCGATGCAACAAGGGTGCACGTTCTGAATGCCGTACTCTCAAGATTAACAAGTGCGGATTTACAATCAACGATAACTCCCGATGAGGGAAGAAACGTGCCATGGCACATCAACTCGATAAGGGGAGTAGAAACGGCAAAACACACACTTCTTGCGATGGACGGAATCAAAAAGTACGTCAAAATCGACCAAGAAGCGATTCGAGAAAAAGTCAGAGAACTGAAGATGAGGGCCATTTTGATGCTCGAAGAGATCCTCGAAATGGGAGGCTACTTCGAGGCACTCGAAGCAGGTATGTTTGTTGACAATGGGTATTATCCTGAACGACTTGGCGATGGTATCGCAAGGAAGAAAGACGGAGAAATCGCCGCAGGAACGGTTGTTCCAAGGGAACCAGACTACATGGCACCAGTTTGCGAACACTTTGGATACAACAACTTGCCGGATGGGCTCGAAAAACCGTGTGATCTCATCGGTGGTTGTACGTTCCACAAACCTGAAAAGATACAGTTCATAGACGAGCTTGACGAAACGGATAATGTCAATCTTAGATTGCAACGCATTAAAGACATGAAAGCAAGAAACGTCATCAAACCGGAAGTTGAATGGTATTCAGATGGCTGGATCCAGATTGATATGACGTTCGCACTGCCAGAAGAGTACGCAGAAGCAGCGGCTCTTGCAGTATGTGAAAAGCTTGGGCTCGAGGATCCTACGGTAATTGCAAAAACTGTGCTCCATCCAGCTGAGGGAACGTACGTTGAAGTAAAAGCAAAAGTTCCATTCGAAATTAAGATAGATGAATTGAAACTTCCCAAAAAACCAGAAACACTCCCGGAAGAAGAAATATTCGAGTATGTAGCCAAACGTCCAATAAAAGTGGTGGCAGCAACCGTAGGAGAAGACGAACATTCGGTCGGCCTGCGTGAAATTCTTGACATCAAACACGGTGGTATCGAAAAATACGGAATCAAATACGTCTACCTTGGTACAAGCGTTCCACCAGAAAAACTCATCGACGCAGCAATCGAAACGGGTGCGGATGCGATACTTGCTTCCATGATCATCACGCACAACGATGTGCACATTAAGAACATGAGAAGACTCAACGAACTTGCAATTGAAAAAGGTATAAGGGACAAGGTATTGATAATCGTTGGTGGAACACAGATAAACAACGACATGGCAGTAGAAAACGGTGTTGATGCAGGATTCGGTAGAGGAACAAAGGGTATACACGTTGCCTCATTCATTGTAAAAAAGCTCAAAGAAAAGGAAGCAAATTAAGAATTTAAAGACAAAAGCCAAATCTATTCCAGGGGGGATTGGGATGTACGAAGTAACGGATTGGACGATCATACCACCTTTCAAAAATGAGCCTGTAGCCGACTTCTCAAAACCAGAAAACGAGCATAAGATGAGAGAGGCTCTTGAAAAAGTCTACAAAGAATTCGGGAAAGAGTACGATATTGTAATCGGAGGAAAAACGTACAAAACGGAGAAAAAGATCAGGTCCATCAACCCAAGCAAACCAGACGAAGTTGTTGGTGTTGTGAGCAGTGCAAACGAAGAACTTGCACAAAAAGCACTCGAAGCAGCCTGGGAAGCTTTCAAAACGTGGAGTAAAACACCTGCGCATGTAAGGGCAGAGTACTTACTAAAGGCTGCGAAAAAAATCAGAGAAAGGAAATTCGAATTTGATGCAGTAATGGTCTACGAAGTTGGTAAGAATTGGGTTGAAGCTGATGCAGATACATCTGAAGCTATAGACTTCTTAGAATTTTACGCACGCGAAATGCTTAGATATGCATCAGAACAACCAGTTGTCAGAATTCCTGGAGAGTACAACGAGCTGAGGTACATACCACTCGGTGTTGGCATTATCATTCCACCATGGAACTTCCCACTCGCCATACTCGTTGGAATGACAAGCGCTGCTATAGTCACAGGCAACACCGTTGTGTTAAAACCAGCGAGCGATAGCCCGGTAATTGCAGCTAAATTCTTCGAAGTATTGCAAGAAATCGGACTTCCTGATGGAGTTGTCAACTTCTTGCCGGGCAGTGGTGCACTCGCTGGTGAATTCTTAGTGAAACATCCGAAAACAAGGTTCATAAGTTTCACAGGCTCAAAAGATGTAGGCTTACGCATACACGAACTTGCCGCAAAACCACAGCCCGGACAGATTTGGATTAAGAGAACTGTGCTCGAAATGGGCGGAAAAGACGCCGTTGTTGTCGATGAAACAGCGAATCTTGATTCAGCAGCGGAAGGAATAATCGTCAGTGCATTCGGATTCCAAGGGCAAAAGTGCAGTGCGGGAAGCAGAGCAGTTATTGTTAAAGATGTCTACGATGTGTTGATTGAGAAAGTCATAGAAAGGGCGAAGAAGATAACGATTGGTGACGTAAGGTACAAAGAAAATTGGCTCGGTCCGGTTGTAAACAAAAGCTCGATGGAAAAGATAATGGCGTACATAGAAATAGGCAAAAAAGAAGGGCAGCTCATATTCGGTGGTAATGCACGTGAAGACCTTGGTGGATACTTCATTGAGCCAACGATATTCAAAGACGTACCATGGGATGCAAGAATAGCACAGGAAGAAATATTCGGTCCAGTGCTCGCGATAATTAAGGCAGAAGACTTCGACGATGCATTGAGAATAGCGAATGCTACAGAATACGGATTAACTGGTTCTCTGTACTCGCGTGACAGAAGCCGTATAGAGCGAGCAAAAGAAGAGTTCCACGTTGGAAATCTGTACTTCAACCGAAAATCAACAGGTGCACTTGTGGGAGTCCATCCATTTGGTGGATTCAACATGTCAGGCACCGACAGCAAAGCAGGTGGAAGAGATTATCTTGGATTGTTCTTGCAAGCAAAAGCGATAAGTGAGAAGATTTGAAAACTAATCATGTTGAAAAAACCGGCCTGAAGAGGGCCGGTTTTTTTAGTTTTGGTGTTGTTCGATATGAGCGACATAAATTCGATATTTCAGGATTTTAATTGTGCATGGTTAAATAAATCAGGAGTCTTCTTACTAAACAAACCGAACCACATCGATGTTTGGTTACTGGAAGCAGAAAAGTGCAAATTTCGGAGAAATTTGCTGAAATGAGAAGTTTTTTCTCGCGATTCATTGCTATTCTTTTTTAATGTGTATTAATCAGTTCTTAAAATTGTGATATAATAATTAGCTACGGTAATAGGGCACGTTTCTTTTTCTCTATCTTTAGTAATTGAGAGACTTCGCTGAAAGAGTTTGAAACAGGAGCAAGATGTTCTGGTATAGGCTTAGCACTAGTTAAAGGGATTTTTGTTATATGAAAACCATTCGCAGGATTTGTAGGTTCTAAGTTTTTTTCAACACATACTTTAGTTGTGGAAAGTTTTGGATAAAAAAGTTGTGGTTTATAAGTAAAAGAATTTTTTGTGGTTTTTTGGAAATTTTCAACGCTCTCACTTTGCAAAACCACTACTTACAGGGGGTGTATGGTTATGGGTAAAAGTAGGGTCTTACTTTTGACAGCGGTGGTAGTAACTTTGCTGCTGATTTTCTCTTGTGTTCCTCAGAATCAAGGTAGCGGAGGTAACGGTGGTGGCGGAGGCGGAACAACAGTGAAGGACATCTACGGTTGGAAACTTGAAATTCTGAACTCAGCAAACCCGGATACGGGGATAACGATACCGGAAATCTCTGGAAAAGTGATTTACGTATCATCGGCTAACGCGATAATTTCAGATGCAACAACGGCCATTTTTGTTTACAAAGCAAACTTAACGAATAGCGACATTGGTAAGAAACTCACAATAAAAAATGCTGTTGGGAAGACGTACAGCAAGTCCTTAGAAATAGACCTTAGCAGTGGGACTAAGGAACTTAGCGAGGATACAAGTGTTATTGAGCCGGCTCTCTTGAACACAGCTCTCGATAAAACAAAAGAAACAAGAGCACTTTGGGATATAAGATATGCATATGTTTACGGTGAATTTACGGGTAATGCTGGCGAACTTCCAAATACTTACGAGTTCAAATATCCTGTGGGTGATGAGAAACTTTCGATAAGTGTTTACAAGGTAGCCGATGTCGATGCTATATACAAACCAACGACAACTACACCAGCGACACTTGTAGGTTATACAAAATACTACAACGATGTGTGGGAGTTTGTCGTATTCCCTGATAAAATAATCATAGAGCTTCCTATGGTAACAAATGCCCGCGCCAAATACAATCCGAATTCAAAACTCTTAACACTGAGTTGGGAGTCAGATGTGACAGATGCAGCATTCAATATTTACATCTCGGATGAATCTGAAACGACACTTGCTACAACAACAACATCGAAGGAAGTTATAATACCAGTTAACGAAGCGCCAAAGTCAGTTGGCATTGAAATTGTGAAAGGAACTTCAAAGAGCAAAATTCTGACAATTTCCAAAGAAGAAATCGAAGTTGTGATAATAAATCCAGTAACAGGTTTGCTTGCTTCATACGATGACTATAACGGTAAGATGTACGTTAGCTGGTCTTACGATGGTGAAGCTCAGTTCAAAGTCTACACAAAGGTTGCAGGCGAGTACGTGCTTAAGGGAACGACAAGTGACAAGAGCTATTCTTTTGACTTAGCACAGGGAGATTACAACACACTTGAAGCTATCGCTGTTACACCCGTTGTTGACGGCCAAGAAGGACCAAGTGAAGAAGTGAAAAAAGAGAATATCGGATACACATTTGCAGGTGGAGATGGCTCGGAGAGTAATCCGTATCTCATTGGTACCGTGAATCAGCTTAAGCTTTTGAATAAGGATGCTTATAGAACGACAGGCAAGTATTTCAAACTCGTTGCCGATATCGATCTGCAGGGTGCCAACTGGGAACCAATAGGAACGTACAGCTCCAACTTAGCTCAGTCGGCATTTGTCGGTGTCTTCGATGGAAATGGGAAAAAGGTAAGGAACTTAACTTACAACGACTCGTCGAAGACGAATGTTGGTTTGTTTGGGTACATTTACAATGCAACAGTGAAGAACTTGATACTCGAAAATGCGAACATAACAGCTCAAGCTTACGTAGGTGTACTTTCTGGAGGGGCTAAGAATTCGACTGTTGAAAAGGTTGGAGTTAGAAATTCTTCTGTTACCGCAACCAACTCGGGGAACTATCCGTACGTTGGCGGATTAATAGGCGATGTTAACGCAGACACAGGTTCTACGAACCCTATGATAGTGCGCCAGTGTTTCGCTGACAACGTTACTGTAAGTGCACCGAACAATGATAACGCAAGAGCTGGAGGACTTTTCGGAAGGTTCTATGCAAATCAGACAACAAACAGCGTTGTCGAAGACTGTTATGCTACAGGACAAGTCAACTTCAAATCGACAAGTAGTTCTAACATAGGTGGTCTAATTGGTCTTGTTTCAAGGAACACAAGTGGTTCACCACTTGGTGAAGTTACAATTCGCAGATGTTATGCAGCGGTTCGACCAGGCTCGAGTGGGAATAACAATTGGAAAGGATTCATAGGTGGTAGCAGTGTTCCGGCAAGTTCAAGTAGTGGTAACAACTACTTCGATAAAGATGTAGCTGGAGAAAATTCTGGTTCAGCAAACAGTTCATTGCAGGCAGCCAAAACCACAACTGAAATGAAACAGCAAAGCACGTTTGTGGGTTGGGACTTTACAAATATTTGGAGAATTAACGAAGGACAAGATTATCCAAGGCTGAGATGGGAATACTGATAATCAATTTTGGGCGAAGTATCAAAAATGCCCCGGGCAGTTCCTTGCCCGGGGTGTTTAACGAAAATCCAGCATGATAATTTTTGGGAGGGATTAGCGTGAGAAAGTTTGTTTTTATCTTGATTTTAGTGTTTGCTACTATTAGTTTTTCCTTCAAACTTGATTTTCAAGTACGAGGTTATCTGACTTATGATCTTAACTCCGGCGCTATAGATAATTTTCCTATAGCGTACTGGACAATTTCTTTACCAAGCCCGCTTGACTCTTTCGCTATAAAGCTAACTGATTACATGACCTATTCACATCAAACGTTTAATTTGTTTGGAATGAATTTTATAGTTCCAAGATATTACTTTGTTGATTCAAGGTTTAGACTTGACAACAGCTACATAAATACGTTGTATATAGCGATTGGTCGAATGAGGTTATCGCGTAGCCTTACAAATAATTACGACGGTGTTCAAATCGGGGGGTTAAAATACGACACCTACAAAACTTCAGCAACGGAATTGGGTATCGGTGGTGTTGTTGGTTACGTATCGGGAAAGGTTGGGAACTACTCTTACGAGGTTGGCGGAGCTTACAGCATTGAATTAAATAATTATGCCCTTTACGGTACGCTTAAGACAGATTTCGGACAATTTGGGGCGTATTATGAAACAAGGTACTATCAACTTTCGCTCAATTATCAAAACACGCAGAACTTGCCTTTCGGTACTTTGAAGTACTGGGCTGGTGTTGGGTCAGCGACGAATACGATAAATGAACCAAGTTTTCTCGCAGGTGCAACATTAAATTCTGGTCCTATTTTCTTGGCAGGTCAATTCGCTTGGATTGGTGGAAACAAATACGATGTGAGTTTTGCAACAGGTGAGCCTTCCAACCCCAACCAACCAAGATCATGGAATGTCATGGGCGAGATAGGTTACAACCTGCCTAACTTCTATGTGGGATTGTTTGCAAAGTACAACAGCATCTGGGCAGAAAATGGTTGGCTACCACTTTACGGTGTTAAGATAACGTCTGGGGACTTTTCACTATCGTTTGCTAACGGTGATTTGTACGTTTCTTCCTCAATGCCCGGAACTCAGTCAGTGCTTCTAAAAGTGACTTATAACTATCAAGCGAGTATAGATTTACTTGCTGGTGTGCAAGGTGTCTTATCTCAGTTCGCGCCAAAAGCAGTTTCAACATCCGCTCAAAGGGAACAAACGATAACAGTTGCTGATCTGTACAAGATGCCTGAAGGTTCGAAGGTTAAAGTCACTGGTACCGTACTTGCACCAGTTGGACTCTTGAGTGGTTCAACAACATACATACAGGATAAAACAGGTGCGATAATGTTGTACGGAAGGTCCATTCCTACAACACTCAAGGTTGGAGATGTGGTATCGGTAACTGGTTCGACAAAGGTCTACAACGGTATACTTGAAATAGTTGTGGACAGTGTAACCGTGGTTGGAAATGCCAGAGTCGAGCCCGTAGAATTGAGAGAACTTTCAGACAAATACATGTCTAACTTAGTCTATGTGATCGGAACTGTTGAAAATGTGGCAAAAGACAATTTTATTGTCAACACAGGCAACTTTAAAGTGAAAGTTTATATAAAAGCTGCTACGGGCATTAGTTTAGCTAACATATCAGAGGGAACAAAGGTAAAGGTAACTGGTATTTTGACGCTCTTTAAAGGCGAGTACGAAATTCAACCGATTCAGCAGTCCGACATAGAAGCAATGTAACTGATGCAGCATTTATGAGGTTACTTTATAGAAAGGTGGTTTGCAAGTGAGAAAGTTTTATAAAAACTTTTGGATAATCATAGCTCTTGTCGTAACACTTTATCTATCATCTTGTGCAACTCAGCAAGAGATACTAAAGAACGTTGAAGTAATCGATGGTGACACAGTCAAAGTCTATGGTCAGTCATACAGACTAATAGGTATTGACGCACCAGAAATCCATTCTGGTGATAAACCTGCTGGTGAGTACGGAATCGATGCCAAGAACTACCTTATATGGTTTGCAAACAATTTTGAGCTAACTTATGAACAAAAAGGTACAGATAACTACGGAAGAAAACTGGTTTACCTTTTTGGAATTGATGGAAAGAACAAATACTTATACGAAGCTTCGGTTACCGAGCAAGGTTACGCAAGACCTCTTATTTACGAGAGCACAGCTGTACCGATGTACACAAATCAGATAGTCGCTGCATATAACAGAGCTTATCAAAATAGGAAAGGCATATTCTCAAAATATGATGAAGCACCAATTATTACGAAGTCAAATCTTTCAAGTTCATACATAGGAAAAATTGTATGGCTTGAAATGGATGTTTCCAACGTGAGGTACTCTAATTATACGTACTATATAGAATCTGATTTCGTTCTTGCCAAAGTGAGATATGAAGAATACAAATACCTATTCAACGGGTACAATTTGTATGGTTTAAAAGGCAGAAAAGTTAGGTTCTATGGTGAATTGTGGTACGATAACTATGAGAAGAAATACATG
The DNA window shown above is from Fervidobacterium changbaicum and carries:
- a CDS encoding ornithine aminomutase subunit alpha, with product MKPRPDDFAERSKHLQNMTDEELNAYFWQLVEKVVDPLVELAKTHTSPSIERSVLLRMGFNSLEAKKLVDMIFERGLLGKGAGHIVLRIAKEHNIDYIEAGRRMINGEYWDDVDRIFKGVNHP
- a CDS encoding OB-fold nucleic acid binding domain-containing protein translates to MRKFVFILILVFATISFSFKLDFQVRGYLTYDLNSGAIDNFPIAYWTISLPSPLDSFAIKLTDYMTYSHQTFNLFGMNFIVPRYYFVDSRFRLDNSYINTLYIAIGRMRLSRSLTNNYDGVQIGGLKYDTYKTSATELGIGGVVGYVSGKVGNYSYEVGGAYSIELNNYALYGTLKTDFGQFGAYYETRYYQLSLNYQNTQNLPFGTLKYWAGVGSATNTINEPSFLAGATLNSGPIFLAGQFAWIGGNKYDVSFATGEPSNPNQPRSWNVMGEIGYNLPNFYVGLFAKYNSIWAENGWLPLYGVKITSGDFSLSFANGDLYVSSSMPGTQSVLLKVTYNYQASIDLLAGVQGVLSQFAPKAVSTSAQREQTITVADLYKMPEGSKVKVTGTVLAPVGLLSGSTTYIQDKTGAIMLYGRSIPTTLKVGDVVSVTGSTKVYNGILEIVVDSVTVVGNARVEPVELRELSDKYMSNLVYVIGTVENVAKDNFIVNTGNFKVKVYIKAATGISLANISEGTKVKVTGILTLFKGEYEIQPIQQSDIEAM
- the oraE gene encoding D-ornithine 4,5-aminomutase subunit OraE, with protein sequence MDKLDPKVPIDVEEILKDLDKYRPRRRGWTWRKKLPEGTKVDRYEYYQISEPLKNSIPLPAAHYFNNIDPQPDVVITSEIASGRFEDDIRRMRMAAWHGADHIMVIRTLGQSHFDGLIEGTPEGVGGIPITRKQVRATRKALDLIEDEVGRPINFHSYVSGVAGPEIAVLFAEEGVNGAHQDPQYNILYRGVNPVRSFVDAAVAKKIMAWANMLQIDGAHNANASAKLAWTVMPELLVQHGINCMFSVKVGMPKENIALSTVPPVIAPLPEMRIDLPYAVALRELFKGFRFRAQMNTRYIESDLFDATRVHVLNAVLSRLTSADLQSTITPDEGRNVPWHINSIRGVETAKHTLLAMDGIKKYVKIDQEAIREKVRELKMRAILMLEEILEMGGYFEALEAGMFVDNGYYPERLGDGIARKKDGEIAAGTVVPREPDYMAPVCEHFGYNNLPDGLEKPCDLIGGCTFHKPEKIQFIDELDETDNVNLRLQRIKDMKARNVIKPEVEWYSDGWIQIDMTFALPEEYAEAAALAVCEKLGLEDPTVIAKTVLHPAEGTYVEVKAKVPFEIKIDELKLPKKPETLPEEEIFEYVAKRPIKVVAATVGEDEHSVGLREILDIKHGGIEKYGIKYVYLGTSVPPEKLIDAAIETGADAILASMIITHNDVHIKNMRRLNELAIEKGIRDKVLIIVGGTQINNDMAVENGVDAGFGRGTKGIHVASFIVKKLKEKEAN
- the pruA gene encoding L-glutamate gamma-semialdehyde dehydrogenase, which translates into the protein MYEVTDWTIIPPFKNEPVADFSKPENEHKMREALEKVYKEFGKEYDIVIGGKTYKTEKKIRSINPSKPDEVVGVVSSANEELAQKALEAAWEAFKTWSKTPAHVRAEYLLKAAKKIRERKFEFDAVMVYEVGKNWVEADADTSEAIDFLEFYAREMLRYASEQPVVRIPGEYNELRYIPLGVGIIIPPWNFPLAILVGMTSAAIVTGNTVVLKPASDSPVIAAKFFEVLQEIGLPDGVVNFLPGSGALAGEFLVKHPKTRFISFTGSKDVGLRIHELAAKPQPGQIWIKRTVLEMGGKDAVVVDETANLDSAAEGIIVSAFGFQGQKCSAGSRAVIVKDVYDVLIEKVIERAKKITIGDVRYKENWLGPVVNKSSMEKIMAYIEIGKKEGQLIFGGNAREDLGGYFIEPTIFKDVPWDARIAQEEIFGPVLAIIKAEDFDDALRIANATEYGLTGSLYSRDRSRIERAKEEFHVGNLYFNRKSTGALVGVHPFGGFNMSGTDSKAGGRDYLGLFLQAKAISEKI
- a CDS encoding thermonuclease family protein; this encodes MRKFYKNFWIIIALVVTLYLSSCATQQEILKNVEVIDGDTVKVYGQSYRLIGIDAPEIHSGDKPAGEYGIDAKNYLIWFANNFELTYEQKGTDNYGRKLVYLFGIDGKNKYLYEASVTEQGYARPLIYESTAVPMYTNQIVAAYNRAYQNRKGIFSKYDEAPIITKSNLSSSYIGKIVWLEMDVSNVRYSNYTYYIESDFVLAKVRYEEYKYLFNGYNLYGLKGRKVRFYGELWYDNYEKKYMIMLRAPFEIRIVS